The following coding sequences lie in one Lolium perenne isolate Kyuss_39 chromosome 2, Kyuss_2.0, whole genome shotgun sequence genomic window:
- the LOC127334876 gene encoding uncharacterized protein: MATALNRGLRSGIRLLANGAEASKPASRGFHATGVKRMGGHATHDGEYYLHAKHMYNLHRMKHQKLTAWFSVLGAVSIGVGVPVYAVIFQQKKASG; encoded by the exons ATGGCGACTGCGCTCAACCGCGGCCTCCGCTCCGGGATCCGCCTCCTCGCCAACGGCGCCGAGGCCTCCAAGCCAG CTTCACGTGGATTCCATGCCACCGGGGTGAAGAGGATGGGAGGGCACGCGACCCATGATGGGGAATACTACCTCCATGCCAAGCACATGTACAACTTGCACAGGATGAAGCATCAGAAGCTGACAGCATGGTTTTCCGTGCTGGGAGCTGTAAGCATTGGCGTCGGTGTCCCAGTATACGCCGTCATCTTCCAGCAGAAGAAGGCCTCTGGATGA
- the LOC127334877 gene encoding uncharacterized protein translates to MNDFSSQKRKVFPRPGLTSKTPLKLSTCFRISFQQSRTISPLPPSMELGEVSPGPGLPRPPELDSLFTDEAWASLSEERRRLIISDDDEEESHIHQLRQARKDRRIRRKALQEALPDMHPGISLDSNLPLSRDVRDSDLLLWIREHRIRNLSESLLGPMRYTSCELLGNRCAHHPRPMLHFFGISVKFYRHDLKLMCDSTKHSYIDIYGLIAVRDSLDFARNTIFHRSRENAQPIDLDGGYLRLCYPARGISAMGCLIEIDIKIKGKKVEEDFPVIDGSVKARGQFEPWTINHVDDINGKIIFESCVVRKGVEATIDLDFMEVPSGGFHVQMCGSTLRHKAFYNFINERCDAEDFIASPGKHGKKFVAAVNIGDTLRIDFRENGREALSFVACKHGNKRQLYRFNNGAVVSVRVFWSAIVSDRPFL, encoded by the exons ATGAACGACTTTTCTTCCCAAAAGAGAAAAGTGTTTCCGAGACCAGGTTTAACAAGTAAAACCCCTCTAAAGTTGTCAACTTGTTTCAGGATATCCTTCCAGCAATCTCGAACGATATcgccgctgccgccgtcgatggagTTAGGAGAAGTTAGCCCTGGCCCTGGCCTTCCACGACCACCTGAGCTCGACAGCCTATTCACCGACGAGGCGTGGGCCTCCCTTAGCGAGGAGAGACGCCGTTTGATTATTtcggatgacgacgaagaagagagTCACATCCATCAGCTCCGTCAGGCTCGCAAGGATCGCCGTATCCGACGCAAGGCCCTGCAGGAAGCTCTGCCGGATATGCACCCTGGCATCAGTCTCGATTCCAACTTACCACTGTCCAGGGATGTTCGGGATTCAGATCTACTTTTGTGGATCCGAGAACATCGGATCCGTAACCTCTCAGAAT CTCTACTAGGGCCGATGCGATATACTTCCTGCGAACTCCTAGGGAACAGATGCGCACATCATCCTCGTCCTATGCTACATTTCTTCGGTATTTCAGTCAAGTTCTACAGGCATGACTTGAAGCTTATGTGTGATAGCACTAAGCACTCATATATTGATATCTATGGCTTGATTGCTGTAAGGGATTCATTAGATTTTGCTCGGAACACTATTTTTCACCGTTCTAGAGAGAACGCTCAACCTATCGACCTG GATGGTGGTTATTTACGTCTGTGCTACCCTGCACGAGGCATATCTGCAATGGGTTGCTTGATTGAAATTGATATAAAGATCAAGGGTAAGAAGGTTGAGGAAGATTTTCCAGTTATTGATGGATCTGTGAAAGCCCGTGGGCAATTTGAGCCATGGACTATTAACCATGTGGATGACATTAATGGTAAGATTATATTTGAGTCATGTGTTGTCCGGAAAGGTGTTGAGGCAACTATAGACCTGGATTTCATGGAGGTGCCATCAGGCGGCTTCCATGTGCAGATGTGTGGTAGTACTCTCCGCCATAAAGCTTTCTACAACTTCATCAATGAACGTTGTGACGCTGAAGACTTTATAGCTTCGCCTGGGAAGCACGGGAAGAAATTTGTAGCGGCTGTTAATATAGGGGATACACTCCGTATAGACTTCAGGGAGAATGGGCGAGAGGCTCTCTCTTTTGTAGCCTGCAAGCATGGCAACAAGCGCCAGCTCTATCGATTCAATAATGGAGCTGTGGTCTCTGTGAGAGTGTTTTGGTCAGCCATTGTCAGCGATCGGCCATTTCTATGA
- the LOC127334878 gene encoding protein EI24 homolog → MKETSSPTLQAQKGKRSKESLPRSLMESLASQAKPAAVLWLAGFLQAARLHRVISFCASSRPLSVRIAQCFLLNGFIFLGSLLTLKSVVIPIILWILPEQCDRLWRQNLCDHTAALAIYSFLRSGLVQIFYVFWFYPLYIFSFIISTLWYGDIAKHSLAVVKSKKLDASQALDSETHKTSVSEDRPEGFDGVAIGVGEQVYSILLLTIFFAEVTMIGYIPYLGKVMNFLLLSLMYAYYCFEYKWNFFAVSLNHRLDFFESNWAFFAGFGSPCVLPIFFFSPLTSYGVMAILYPLFVMTAAGTEEEQAIDELEPTHGGKLKRIPLFFVAKRLTTQVLQLFPEAQKEQ, encoded by the exons ATGAAAGAAACATCCTCTCCAACTCTCCAAGCACAAAAAGGAAAAAGGTCGAAAGAGTCTCTCCCCCGTTCTCTCATGGAGTCGCTTGCCTCGCAAGCGAAGCCGGCCGCCGTTCTCTGGCTCGCCgggttcctccaagccgcgcgccTCCACCGCGTCATCTCCTTCTGCGCCAG CTCGAGGCCTCTGTCTGTCAGAATCGCACAGTGCTTCCTGCTCAACGGGTTCATCTTCCTGGGAAG CTTGCTAACCTTGAAATCGGTGGTCATTCCAATTATTTTGTGGATACTTCCTGAGCAATGCGATCGGTTGTGGAGGCAAAATCTATGTGATCACACAGCAGCACTTGCGATCTATTCATTCTTACGATCGGGGCTTGTCCAGATTTTCTAT GTATTTTGGTTTTATCCGCTTTACATCTTCAGCTTCATAATAAGTACACTTTG GTATGGTGACATTGCTAAGCATTCTTTGGCTGTTGTGAAAAGTAAGAAGCTGGATGCAAGTCAAGCATTAGATTCTGAGACTCACAAGACATCTGTATCAGAAGATAGGCCTGAAGGATTTGATGG TGTTGCGATTGGCGTTGGAGAACAGGTCTATTCGATACTTCTTTTGACTATTTTCTTTGCTGAG GTTACAATGATTGGTTACATACCTTACCTTGGTAAGGTAATGAACTTCTTGTTACTGTCTTTGATGTATGCCTACTACTGCTTCGA GTACAAATGGAACTTCTTTGCAGTGAGTCTGAACCACCGGCTTGATTTCTTTGAGTCAAATTGGGCTTTCTTTGCTGGATTCG GTAGTCCATGTGTACTTCCGATTTTCTTCTTCTCTCCCCTTACAAGTTATGGTGTGATGGCAATACTTTACCCATTG TTTGTCATGACAGCTGCTGGTACAGAAGAAGAGCAAGCAATTGATGAACTGGAACCTACACATGGAGGAAAACTGAAAAGAATACCTTTGTTCTTTGTTGCAAAACGACTTAC GACCCAAGTTCTGCAGTTGTTCCCAGAGGCACAAAAGGAACAATGA
- the LOC127334880 gene encoding G-type lectin S-receptor-like serine/threonine-protein kinase At2g19130: MPPLCRLLLGLLLLHTPHWCSSAAANDTLLAGQPLANGRNLVSRNGKFALGFFQFQPASTVSKLPPNATSPSLWYLGIWFNKIPVFTPVWVANRDQPITKTNLNQTLLKISSDGNLVIVNHSSNTESVVWSTHIVNNSTKASNRNSTWAAVLLNTGNLVITVAESPSSSDQLLWQSFDYPIDIVLPGAKFGRDKVTGLSRIGISKKSLIDPGLGSYSVELDASGVVVLKRRNPSVVYWHWASSSSLKLIPILKSIIDMEPRTKGLINPAYIDTNQEEYYTYTSPDESSSTFVSLDISGQIKLNVWSQASHSWQIIFSQPADSCTPAATCGPFTVCNGNAQPFCDCMENFSQKSPQDWEFDDRTGGCIRNTPLQCSTSNINKNTSSSTDMFHPISQVMLPYNPQIIDIATTQSKCEEACLSSCSCTGYSFNNSRCSVWKGELLGVNLNDGIDNTSEDVLYLHLAAKDLLPSSRKNKRKPNVGVVTAASIVGFGLLMLVLLLLIWKNKFKCCGFPLYDIKDSAGGIIAFRYTDLVRATKSFSEKLGGGGFGSVYKGVLSDTKTPIAVKKLDGASQGEKQFRAEVSSIGLIQHINLVKLIGFCCEGDHRLLVYEHMLNGSLDGHLFKKRDNASVLSWNKRYQITLGVARGLSYLHQSCRECIIHCDVKPENILVDASFVPKVADFGLAAFVGRDFSRILTTFRGTAGYLAPEWLSGVAITPKVDVYGFGMVLMEIISGRRNFSPETSHNTSSSSSYDVEYFPVQAISKLHSGDVRSLVDPQLHGDFNLEEAERVCKVACWCIQDNEFDRPTMGEVVRVLEGLQEIDIPPMPRLLAAIAKHSGAATSV; the protein is encoded by the coding sequence ATGCCTCCACTCTGCAGATTATTGCTCGGGCTGCTTCTCCTGCACACTCCTCATTGGTGCTCCTCTGCAGCTGCAAACGATACTCTCCTGGCAGGTCAACCGCTCGCCAACGGCCGAAATCTCGTGTCGAGAAACGGCAAGTTCGCGCTCGGCTTCTTCCAGTTTCAACCAGCAAGCACCGTAAGTAAGTTGCCCCCCAACGCCACCTCTCCCAGCTTGTGGTACCTTGGCATATGGTTCAATAAGATCCCAGTTTTCACTCCCGTGTGGGTTGCTAATAGGGATCAGCCCATCACCAAAACCAACCTCAACCAAACACTGCTGAAGATATCAAGCGATGGCAACCTTGTCATCGTAAACCATTCCAGCAACACCGAGTCTGTTGTTTGGTCCACTCACATTGTCAACAATAGCACAAAAGCCAGCAACAGAAACAGCACTTGGGCTGCCGTTCTCTTGAACACTGGAAACCTTGTCATCACAGTAGCAGAGAGCCCATCATCATCTGACCAACTGTTGTGGCAGAGCTTCGACTACCCAATAGATATTGTGCTTCCTGGCGCCAAGTTTGGCCGGGACAAGGTCACCGGTTTGAGTCGCATAGGAATCTCAAAGAAAAGCCTCATTGATCCGGGTCTCGGCTCATACAGTGTTGAACTAGATGCCAGCGGGGTTGTCGTCCTCAAGCGCCGAAACCCCTCTGTAGTGTATTGGCATTGGGCATCGTCATCATCATTGAAACTTATACCAATACTCAAGTCCATTATAGATATGGAGCCACGGACCAAAGGTTTGATTAACCCAGCATATATTGACACCAACCAAGAGGAGTACTACACATACACTTCACCGGATGAATCATCTTCCACATTTGTCTCACTAGACATCTCTGGTCAGATAAAGCTGAATGTTTGGTCGCAAGCCAGCCATTCTTGGCAAATAATCTTTTCCCAGCCTGCCGATTCCTGCACTCCGGCTGCTACCTGCGGACCTTTCACGGTCTGTAACGGCAATGCGCAGCCATTCTGTGACTGTATGGAGAACTTCTCTCAGAAATCACCGCAGGACTGGGAGTTCGATGACCGAACAGGAGGATGCATCAGAAATACACCGTTACAGTGCAGCACTAGTAATATTAACAAAAACACGTCAAGTTCAACAGACATGTTCCATCCCATTTCTCAAGTTATGTTGCCATACAACCCGCAAATCATAGACATTGCTACCACACAGAGCAAATGCGAAGAAGCTTGTCTCAGTTCCTGCTCCTGCACTGGTTATTCCTTTAACAATAGCAGATGCTCTGTCTGGAAAGGGGAATTGCTTGGTGTAAATCTGAATGATGGCATTGATAATACTTCAGAAGATGTTCTTTACCTCCACCTTGCCGCAAAAGATTTGCTGCCAAGTTcgagaaaaaacaaaagaaaaccaaACGTTGGAGTTGTTACTGCTGCAAGCATTGTTGGTTTTGGGTTACTAATGCTCGTGCTATTGTTACTTATTTGGAAGAACAAATTCAAGTGTTGTGGTTTTCCTTTATATGACATTAAAGATAGTGCCGGTGGGATTATAGCCTTCAGATACACTGATTTAGTTCGTGCTACTAAAAGCTTCTCAGAAAAGCTGGGAGGAGGTGGTTTTGGTTCTGTATACAAGGGAGTGTTAAGTGATACGAAGACTCCTATAGCAGTGAAAAAGCTTGACGGTGCCAGTCAAGGAGAGAAGCAATTCAGGGCCGAGGTGAGCTCAATTGGACTGATCCAACATATTAACCTAGTCAAATTGATTGGTTTTTGCTGCGAAGGTGATCACAGATTACTTGTTTATGAACACATGTTAAATGGGTCTCTTGATGGTCATCTATTTAAGAAGAGAGATAATGCTTCTGTGCTAAGCTGGAACAAGAGATATCAGATAACACTAGGAGTTGCCAGAGGGTTATCCTACTTGCATCAGAGTTGCCGCGAATGCATTATACACTGTGATGTTAAGCCAGAAAACATACTTGTGGATGCATCATTTGTTCCTAAGGTTGCAGACTTTGGGTTGGCAGCTTTTGTGGGAAGGGATTTTAGCCGAATTCTGACAACATTCAGAGGAACTGCAGGTTATCTTGCCCCGGAGTGGCTTAGTGGAGTTGCTATTACACCTAAAGTTGATGTTTACGGATTCGGCATGGtactgatggagatcatatcgggAAGGAGGAATTTCTCACCTGAAACATCACACAAtactagcagcagcagcagttaTGATGTTGAATATTTTCCTGTGCAAGCCATCAGCAAGCTTCATAGTGGAGATGTGCGGagtttggtggatccacaactACATGGTGACTTCAATTTGGAAGAGGCTGAAAGGGTTTGCAAAGTTGCATGCTGGTGCATCCAAGATAATGAGTTTGATCGCCCGACGATGGGTGAAGTGGTCCGTGTTCTCGAGGGTTTACAGGAGATTGATATACCTCCGATGCCAAGACTACTTGCAGCCATAGCGAAACATTCTGGTGCTGCAACTTCAGTGTAA